Sequence from the Methanosarcina siciliae T4/M genome:
ACTGGATTCCTTTAATGCAACCTTCTTCGCTTTTGTAACCCTGGCTTACAGCTATAATCTGCCCATTTCTTGCTCTTAACCTGAAACGGTATTTTCCGTCTTCATCAAGATAAACTTCGAACTTAGACATTCTATTCCACCAACTGGTCCGCTCGATTCAGAGATTCGGTCTTTTAGTGATTGCAATCAGTTTCAAATGAGCTATGCGTTTTTAGAACATTTTTCGGTATATCTGTTATTTAATCATTGAAACCTTAACTCTGCCTATTTATAGGGACTATATCATCTAATTTGCTTATTTTTTCTCATTTTTAATATCAGTAGAACGATTTCAAATCGAAACTTATATATGCCTATATTCCCTACATAATAGGGATTATGGAACCCTGGGCAAGATGCTGGCTTGAAGATCAGCGTAAAGCTGGAGAAAAATGTCTTGAAATCAAAGTTCGAGGCGCTTGTCATTATGTTTATCGCTCTACGAGTAAATATGACAAAAAAATTAAGAAAGGTCGTAAAGTTTCAGTTTACATTGGTAGACTCGACAAAGATTACGGCTTTATACCTAAAGGTGAGAAACCTAAAACTAATGTGATACCTGTGCCTCACTCTGTCACTGACTATGGAAATTCAATGATTTTACATAATATGATGGGAGAGCTCAAACCTTTTCTCATGAAAAATTTTCCGGAATATTGGGAAGAACTCTATGCAATGTCAATTGTTCGTGTAAATGGATATGTCCCCCTCAAACGAATTAAAGATACTTGGGAAGATCTCTATAATCTTGAAGGTATAAAACCAAATCTTAATCCATCCAATCTTTCAAAAGTGTTAAGGGAAGTAGGCTGTGATAGGTTTGGGCAGAATGAGCTATTCAATCATCTCAAAAATGCAGACACTCAACTCGTCTATGACTTAAGTTCCTGTTTCTCTCGATCTATGAATATTCTACAGGCTGAAAAAGGCTACAACAAAGACTGTATTCAAGTTCCCCAAATCAACTTTGCCCTTTCTTTGTGGTCTTGATAGTGAAATGCCTACTATGATCAAATCAGTTCCAGGCAGTGTGAAGGACATAAAGACATTATACAAAACAATAGAAGAGTTGGATATCAGCGATAAGATACTTCTTCTTGATCGTGGTTTTTTCTCAGAGAACATCCTTAACTGCTTAGAAGAAAAACATATCAAATTTGTGTTACCAACAAAAAGGAACAGCCACTATTATGACACAAGAATACACCTTAATGAAGAATTCATCTATCATGATAGACTCATCAAATGTGGTAAAAGAAAGTTAGGAAATAGGTTCCTATATTTATATGAAGACCTGGATCTAAGACTTGAAGAACAGAAGACGATCTTCAGAAAGAGAGAGGAAGGGAAGATCAGCGATGAAGAGTACTCTTTAAAACAAAATAGAGCAGGGAAGTTCTTGATTATCTCCAATTACGACATAGGAAAAAAGGAGATGTATGAACTCTACAAAAAAAGAGACTCGATTGAAAAGTTGTTTGATGCATACAAAACAACATTAGACGCTGACAAATTGTATCTTCATGATGATGAGAGCGTTTATGGGCATGTGTTTGTGGCATTTCTTTCATTATATGCGTACTGTAAATTGTTGAAGGCAATTAAAAAA
This genomic interval carries:
- a CDS encoding YegP family protein; translation: MSKFEVYLDEDGKYRFRLRARNGQIIAVSQGYKSEEGCIKGIQSVKENAQNARIVVLE
- a CDS encoding transposase, with protein sequence MPTMIKSVPGSVKDIKTLYKTIEELDISDKILLLDRGFFSENILNCLEEKHIKFVLPTKRNSHYYDTRIHLNEEFIYHDRLIKCGKRKLGNRFLYLYEDLDLRLEEQKTIFRKREEGKISDEEYSLKQNRAGKFLIISNYDIGKKEMYELYKKRDSIEKLFDAYKTTLDADKLYLHDDESVYGHVFVAFLSLYAYCKLLKAIKKAEINDKVSPIDILLKFRKVKSINFGEKSIITEVPKKVRELDKTLKFNIFPTKNGS